Sequence from the bacterium genome:
TTCATGCCAATAGAATAAATCCTAATATCACTTCCCCAAAACTGCATAATTATTTTTTTATTTAATTTTTTCAAAATATATAAGTCAGCGTTGTTTTTGAAAAATGATGTATTAAAATGGAAGTGAAAAATGTCATAATTAAAAATAGCATGCCAAAAATTCTTCATTAAAATGAAATATCTCGGGATTCTATTTTTGCCATCAAAAATTCCCTTCTGTTCGTAAAATTTCTTCTTTTTAAAAAATAAATAATCAGCATTTATTCTTTGTTGCCTCAAACCTTTTACAAATAAGTATGGTTGATTTGAAATATTAGAGGGCAGATGAAGTATATTCATTTTCTTTCCTTTATTTTTTTTGCCGGAACTCCTGCCCAAATCTCAAAAGGAGGGATATTTTTTGTTACAACTGCACCTGCTCCTATAACTACTCCTTTTCCAATTTTCACACCTGGTAAAATTATAGAGCCAGCGCCAATATCAGAATTTTCTTCTATTTCCACAGGAGCAAATTCAACAGGTGCTTCAATTATAGGAATATCAAGAAAAGATAGATTATGCTGGGAAGTTATGATAATAACTTTTGGACCAATTCCAACATTATCTTTAATTATCAAACCACCAGCACTATGAAAAAAAGAGTGGGGGCCAATCCATACATTATTTCCTATTTTCATTAAACTTTTATAATAACTATGTAAAATTGTATAATGTCCTATGTAAACATTATTTCCAATTTCTATATTCTCAGGATGGAAAATTAATACTCCTTTTTCAAAAATTACATTTTTCCCAACTTTTTTTATTTTATCTCTTTTAATTTTACCGTCACCATGTGAGAAATAAAGTTTTTGTTCCTTTTTCATTGTAATATTTCTTTCAATTTTTCAGTTATTTTTTTTACATCTCTTTCAGTTATATCTTTATTAAAAGGTAAAGCAACTAATTTTTTAGATAATTCATAGCTTACAGCAAAATCATAAGGACTAACACTACATTTATCTTTAACTTGTTTTGTGGAATAATCTTTAACTATTTACTTTCTAAATTCTGATATCGCTATGATTTATACGAATTTTGTAATCATTAAAGATGAATAGTCATCTCCACCTTCCTTTCATGTTAAACCAAATATTTGAATAAAAACTCCAAAAATCGCAATTTGAACATTCAGAAATACTATTTTGGTTATTTAACATATTCTCCCGAATTTGCCTTATTTTGTCTTGTGAATAAATTTCCAGCAGAGAATTTCTTTGGATATTTCCTAATAATAAATTACCATTTTCTCTTGTTGAAAGAGCCTCACAGCAGGGATAGACATTTCCATTAATATCTATGACAACAGCTATCCATGGGCTGAGGCAGGGATATCTTTTCCTTTTCACTTGGGTACAAATATCTTTTGTTTCTATTTTACCCCCCCAGTTTAGAAGCGGTCTAACATAAATACTGTCACTTGGACCAATAAAATATTTCCAGAAATTTTTAAATCCTTCAATTTCGGAAGCAGTCTTTTTTGTATCCATTATTTGGATAATCACCCTAGGTCCCTTTCCTATTTTTTCCCGAATTTCCAAAAAGTTTTTTATGTTACTTACCACCAAGTCAAACTTATCTACTCCCATCATCCACTCATAAGTGTTACGACTACCTGCGTTTAGGCTAAATAGAATCCTATCATTTTTACAGAGTAATCTGCAAAGCATTTCAGATTTTTCTTCATCTAAAAGTGTTGCATTTGTATCTATATGAATTGGAACATTTGGACATTTTATCTTTAGATATTCTATTGCCTCGAGTAATTTATTATAAAACAATGGCTCTCCAAGACCTACAGGCGTGAAAGTAGTTTTTTTCGTTAGCAAGTGTGTCATTTCATCAACCGTTTTCTTAAAAAGATAAAAGTCTATATCTCCAGATTTAACATTTTTGTGTTTTGGACGAGGACACATCCAACATTTCAGATTACACCTTGTTGTTATTTCAATATTCATTGCGTATGGGACCTTATCAAGTAACTGTCTCCTTTTGTATATCTTATATATAAACGCCGAGCCCATTTTTCGTTTAATATGCTCTGATGTCTTATTTGTTAATCTCATTGCCTATTTCCTACCTCTATAAGTTTTTGACTTATATGTATCAAGTCATCTTCTGTCATTTTCGGATACAAAGGTAATGCCATGCTTTGCTCAAAAGCAATTCGTGCATTAGGAAAATCATTAGCATTAAAACCATACTTGTTTCTATAGTATTTGGTTTGATGTATAGCATAAGTACCAATATTAGTTTCTATTCCTAACTCTCTTAATTTGTCTATTAACCTATCTCTATTAATACCAGTTTTGAGAAGGATTACATAAGACTGGTAAATATGATTTGCACCATTAATTGTCTGTGGAGTTTTAATCCATGATACTTTTGATAACAGTTCGGTGTAAAGTTGTGCTAATTTTTGCCGTTTAGATATAATTTCATCTATCTTATACATCTGAACAATTCCAATCGCCGCCTGCATTTCAGTCATTCTGCTATTAAAACCGACTGAAACAAAATCGTTTTTGTTTTCGTAATATTCCATTCCATGATTCCTTAGTTTTCGTAACTTGTCATCTAATTCATCATTATTGGTAGTAATTATACCCCCTTCACCTGTAGTGATTACCTTGCGAGGATGAAAACTGAAGCACCCAAGGTCTCCAAAAGACCCNNNNNNNNNNCCCTGCTTTTCTCACTTCGTCATTTATCTTATATGTCGAGCCCAAAGCAGGAGCAGCATCTTCTATAATTTTTAAATTATACCTGTGAGCTAAATCAAGGATCGTTTTCATATCTGCTACCTGTCCATAAAGGTGTACTGGTATAATAACTTTTGTATGATGAGTAATTTTCTTTTCTATTTGAGATACATCAAGGTTATAAGTATTCAAATCAATATCTACAAATATTGGTTTTGCTCTAACTATCTCTATCACATTAGCCGTAGCCGTAAAGGTGAAATCAGAGGTAATTATCTCATCACCCTCCAACAGACCTAATGATAAGAGTGACAAATGTAGAGCAGATGTTCCTGAATTAACTGCTATAGCATGCTGGACGCCCACAAAATCTGCTACTAATTTTTCAAATTGTTTTACCTTTTCGCCCTGAATCAACCATCCTGAGTTTAATACCTTTCTAACAGCTTCAATTTCCTCGTTATCAATTTCAGGTATTGTAAGCCTAATCATAAAATCTCCTGTTTTTTATACCATTCAATAGTTTTTTTAATTCCTTCATTTAAATCAACTTTTGGTTTAAAGTGTAAAAGTTGCATTGATTTTCTAATATCTGGAATCCTTATTTCAACATCTGAATATTTTTTTTCTATATATATTAACTTTGATTTTGAATTGGCTAATTGCACTATTTTTTCAGCTAAGGACAAAACTGTAATTGTACCTCTTGGGTTTCCAATATGGAAAACCTCCCCTATCGCTTTTTCTTTAATTATGCATAATTTAATACCTTCAACCATATCATCAATATAACACCATGACCTTATTTGATCTCCATTTCCATGAATTAATAATGGCTCATTTTTTATTGCCCTTACAACAAAATGATGAATTGCTCCTTCCCCAATTTGTCCTGGACCATAAATATTAAAAGGTCTTAAAATAGTACAATTTAATCCAAATTTATCATAATAACTAAATGTTAAAAATTCACCTGCTAATTTACTTATAGCATAATTCCATCTTGCTTCTCCAACTGGTTGTAAATTAGAAGGTTGTTTTTCTTCTACTCTAATTGCATTTACACCAAAAACTTCACTTGTAGAAAAGTTAATAAATCTTTCAATTTTTTTTATAAGTTTTTTTTCATAAAGTGCTTTTAACAAATTATAAGTGCCTATTATATTTATTTCCATTGTTTTCACTGGGTTTTTTATTACTGTATCTACACCAGCAATTGCAGCCATATGTATAACAAAATTAATGTCCTTGGGTATTGATTTTTTAAGTTTAGAAAAGTTAAGAATATCACCTTTTATTAAAGTAAGATTTTTAGAATGGAAAAACTCTCTTTTTGTTAATGAATCCCTATCTAAATTGTCATAAACAATAACTTCATTATTTTCAATAATTTCTTTTATAAAACTGGAACCAATAAATCCTGCTCCACCAGTTATAAAAAATATTTTATTTCTAATTTTTTCTTTTTGTATGTCCATTTGGATGTATTTTAACTTATTTTGTTTTTGAAAACAAAATTTTTAGAATTTTTAAAGAGACATTTTTCTTTTTGTTTATTTTACTTGAAGATGTATTATCCAATTTATAAAACTTCTTTACTGCCCTTAAAATTCTCTTTTTATCTGTTCCAACAAGTATATTTTTACCTGTTTTCACTGTTTCAACCCATTCCGTTTCATCTCTTAATGTTATACAGGGTATTCCTAACCAAAATGCTTCTTTTTGTACTCCGCCTGAATCTGTCAGTATAATTTTTGCTTTTTTTTCAAGCATTAACATTTCAAAGTAAGAGACGGGCTCTATTATTTTTATTTTTTTAAAATCTTTTTCTTTTTCATATAACCCTAACATCTTTTTTGTTCTTGGATGAAGTGGAACTATAACTGGCATTATTTTATTTGATATTTCTCCAAAATATGAAAAGATATTACATAATTTTTCTTTATTATCTGTATTTTCTGCTCTATGAATAGTAGCAAGTATATATTCTTTTGGTTTTAAATTTAACTTTTCTATTATTTCTATTTTTTTCTTTTCTGCTATCATAAGAGATATTTTTAATGAATCAAACATAATATCGCCTACAAGAAATATATTCCTCTTAATTCCTTCTCTTCTTAAATTTTCTACTGCAGTTGAAGTTGGGCAAAAAAGAAAATCAGATATATGGTCTGTTAAAACCCTGTTTATTTCTTCTGGCATATGTTTGTTATAACTTCTTAATCCAGATTCAATATGTGCCACAGGAATTTTTAATTTTACAGATGCTAAAGCACCTGCCAATGTTGAATTTGTGTCTCCATAAACAATAACAATATCAAATTTTTCATTTAATAGCACGCTTTCTATTTTCTTTAACATTTCTCCTGTTTGATAACCATGTAGCCCAGAACCAATTTCTAAATTATAATCTGGTTGTGGTAGACCAAATTCATCAAAAAAAAGTTTATTCATAAGATAGTCATAGTGTTGTCCTGTATGAAGAATTTTATGTACATGAGAGGACTTAAAAGATGATTTTTTAAATTCTCTAACTAATGGCATAAGTTTTATAAATTGTGGTCTTGCTCCTACTATGCTTAATAATTTCATTTTTCGTATTTAAAAAATTCTTTGACTTTTTTTACAATATATTCAATTTCGCTTCTTCCAAATAATGGTTCTATTGGTAAACTTAATACTTCTTTACATAATTTTTCTGAATTTTCAAGAGAACCATAAATTTCGCATCTCCCCTCAAATACTTTCATTTTATGCAAAGAAATAGGATAATAAATCATTGAACTTATTCCCTGTTGTTCTAAATATTTTTTTACTTCATCTCTCTTGCAATGTCTTACTTTTATTGTGTACTGATGATAAACATTATATCCCTCTTCTAAATCTGCTGGTGTTTCTATTTCTTCAATATCTTTAAAATTCTCATTATAGATGTTTGCAATTTCTCTTCTTTTTTTGTTAAATTCTTCTACATACTTTAGTTTTGCCAATAATATTGCTGCCTGAATTGTATCAAGACGAGCATTATAACCAATATGTTCAACATTATACTTGTCTTTTCCTCCATGTTTTATAAGACATCTTATAATATCATTTATTTCTTCATCATTTGTGCTAATCATTCCACCATCTCCAAAGCCACCTAAATTCTTCGTTGGGAAAAAACTTAAACAACCACAATTTCCAATAGAACCCAATTTTTTGCCTTTCCAACTCCCCCCAAATGCTTGTGCAGTATCTTCTACTACAAAAAGATTATATTTTTGTGCAATTTCCATTATCTTATCCATATTTGATGCCAATCCATATAAATGGACAGGCAAAATTCCTATTATTTTCCCTTTATATGGTGATTTAGTTAAGACATCATCAATTTTTGAGACATCAATATTGTATGTATTTAAATCAACATCAACAAATAAAGGAGTTGCTCCACTTCTTAAAATTGAATCGCCTGTGGCTGTAAATGTAAAAGGGGTTGTAATTATTAAGTCCTCTTTGTTAAAAAATTCCCTACCTTTTAATTTTATTGCAAGACCTCTTAATGAAAGAACCAATGCTTCTGTCCCAGAAGATGTTCCTATACAATATTTGACTGAAAGATAATTAGAAATTTTCTCTTCTAAGTCATTTACTTCTGGCCCTAAAATCCATTTCTGGTGTTCTAAACATTTTTGTATAGCTGAATTTATTTCATCCTTCATATAGTCATATTCTAATTTTAAATCAACGACTGGTATTTGCTTTTTGTTATCCATTATATTTTCTCCTTATAAGTTGTGCATATTGAAATCTTGCTCTCATCCCTTTTACCTATCCCTTACCCACATCTTCTAAAATCCTCTTGGGTAAAGAGATTCACTTTGCTCTATTTTCTTTTATAAAATAGAAAAATACTCCCTTCCTTATTGTTTCAAGAACCAGATTCTCACATCCAAAGGATCCCTCTGGGCGTAGCCCAACGGGCGAGCCTTCGGAGAGAACCATGTTCTTCTATCTTAGCCGGAAAAAATCCCCCTTCAAATCCCCTCTAACTCCCGTTGTGCTTGGAAAAGACATCACGCACCAACTCTGCTTTGCTATTCCTCGCTACCTTAGTCGGTTTTACAAAGGGGAAAATATCAAACCCCCCTCATCCGAGCCTTCTCCCCTTTGGGGAGAAGGAAATATATTCCCCTCTCTTCTGCCCCCTCATCTCAATCCTCTCCCCTGCGGGGAGAGGGTTAGGGTGAGGGGGAATTTTTTACTCTTTCCTTGTGCCTTTCTGCTTTTCATTTATACTTACTATTTTTTACTTCTCCTTTACAGGTAATAATATATTATTTTCTAATTTATATTTGTTTCCACAATAATTACAGGTAGCAATTTTTCCATCAAATTTTAATGTTGTTCCACATTTACAAACCCATCTAATTTGTTTTGCAGGGACTCCAACAACTAATGCATAGTCAGAAACATCTTTTGATACAACTGCCCCTGCTCCGATAAGTGCATATTTACCTATGGTTATCCCACAGATTATTGTTGCATTTGCTCCAATTGTTGCTCCTTTCTTTACAATTGTAGTCATAAATTCATTTTTCCTTTCAATAAATGCTCTTGGATTTATAACATTTGTAAAAACACAGGAGGGACCACAAAAAACATAGTCCTCCAAAACTACCCCTTTATAGATAGAGACATTATTTTGAATTTTACATCCATTGCCTACTTTGACATCAGGTCCTATCATCACATTTTGACCTATTACACAATTTTCACCAATTACTGTATCTTTTAAAATATGAGAAAAATGCCATATTTTTGTTCCTTCTCCAATCTCAACATTTTCATCAATAACAGAAGTCGGATGAATAAAAACTTTACTCATTTCTCCTCCAAATTTAAAAAATTTTTATATTTATTGTTATTTATAGTAATTTCTATTTGTTAATCTCCATTTATACTTTTAGGTACTAAATTCAAAAATCCCTCAAAATCCCCCCTTCCCCCCCTTTTCAAAAGGGGGAATAACAATAAATCCCTCCTTTTATAAAGAGAGAAATTAAATCCCCCTACCCCGTTGTGCTATCCTGGAAATCCACCCCAACCCTCCTTTAAGAAAGGAGGGAGTTATAAAAGGTAGGAAATATCAACCCCCCCTCATCCCCGCCTTCTCCCCTCCGCCACACCGCACGGCGGACAGAGACTGGGGAGAAGGAATAAGAAAGGAAATAAAATCCCTGTTTTCAAGGACCCGGTTCTTACAGAGAACCAGGTCCTTTTATCTTATTCTTTCTTAAAATCCCCTCTATCCCCGTTGTGCTTGCTATAAATCTCCCCTCGCCCCTGTTGTGCTATCTAAGAAACGATGACGCACCAACTCTGAGGCACAAGGTAAGCAACTTCAGTCGGTTTATAAAAGAGGGGAGTATTTTTGGATGACGCACCAACTCTGCCCTGCCAATCCTCGCTACTTTAGTCGGTTTGTTAAAGGGGGAAGTATTAAGGAGAGAAATTAAAATATCAATTACTCCTTAATGATTTCTCCGCCATTTCAAGAACTGCCAGAACTCCTAAACCCTCTCTCCCATCTGTCAATGGTTTTTCACCTTTTTCAATACAATTTAAAAAATGTTTTATTTCTTCTTTTAATGGCTCTTTTTTTTCTATCTCTATAACTTCACCTTCACATTTTTCTATTGTTGGAATTTCGTTTTCCTTCCAGTTAATTTTATGAGAATAAACAACAAGTTTTCTTTCTTTCTCAATATCGTCAAAAACAATCATTTTTTTGTTTCCGACAACAACAAATTTTTGTTCTTTAAAAGGATTAAGCCATGAAACAAAAATATGACCTTTTATTCCAGAAGGAAAAGAAAAAAAAGTTAAAGTAACATCTTCAACATTATGAGGTAAGTAAGTCCCTCCAAAAGAAAAAACCTTATCGGGCAGTTGTCCTGTTATTGATGAAAGAAGAGAAATATCGTGAGGAGCAAAACTCCATAAAATATTTTCTTCATTTCTTATTCTTCCTATATTCAGTCGGTTTGAATAAATATATTGGATTTGCCCAATTTCTCCATATTTTATCATTTCTTTCATCCTTATTACTGCTGGATGATAATGTAAAATATGTCCTACCATCAAAATAATTTTATTTTTTTCTGCTAACTCAACAATTTCTTTGCCATCACTTACTTTCAAAGATAGTGGCTTTTCCACAAAAACATTTTTACCAGAAAGAATTGCTTTCTTTACAAGGGAATAATGGGTCTCTGCTGAACTTGAAATAATAACTCCATTTATTTCTTTATCCATAAAGATTTCATCAAAATTTTTTGTTGTTTTTACTTCATTATATTTCACCTTTATATCATTAAGTGTTCTTTCATCAATATCACAAACAGTTTTGAGAACTCCTAATTCATAAGAAACTCTTACTAAATTTTTTCCCCACCATCCTGCTCCAATTATTCCTATTTTCATTTTCCAGTCCTTTAATTTATAAACTTCCAAATTTTCCTATTGTTTTTATATATTGTTTCTCTGTCTTTTATTTTCGCCTTCTTAATCCATCCCTCGGCCGTAGTCCAGAGGGACCCGTAGCCAAAAGCAAGGACCATACGGGCGAGGCCTTTACAAAAGGAAAGAATAACACTTACCCTTAATAAAAGAAAGGGGATTTATTTCTTATTCATCTATTTTTGATTTTCCTTGAAGATATATTCTAAAACATCTTCAACTTTTATTTCTTTCATACATAACATTTTATCACATTTTCTTTTATAACAGGGACTACAAGCAACTTTTTTATATATGTAAGAGACATTAGGTAAATTTGGGCAATGTCTCTCTGGCAAAAATGCTCCATATAAACCCAATGTTCTTATTCCAAGTGCTGCTCCTATATGAAGAGGTCCACTATCACCTGTAATTAAAATTTTAACATTTGACAATAGAAAACAAAGATTGGTAAAATTTGTTTTTCCAACTAAATTTAAGGGTTTGTATTTCATTTTTTTGATAATTTGATTTACATATTCAATACCATTTTTATCACCTATTATCACAACTTTATACCCATTTTTAATTAGAATATCTGATAGTTCTGCAAATCTGTCTATACCCCATCTCTTTGTTTTCCATTTTTCACTTGAAAGAGGATGAATAGCAATCCAGTTATAATTTTCATTAAAACCAACTTCTCTTTTGAAATTTTCAAA
This genomic interval carries:
- a CDS encoding acyltransferase, producing MKKEQKLYFSHGDGKIKRDKIKKVGKNVIFEKGVLIFHPENIEIGNNVYIGHYTILHSYYKSLMKIGNNVWIGPHSFFHSAGGLIIKDNVGIGPKVIIITSQHNLSFLDIPIIEAPVEFAPVEIEENSDIGAGSIILPGVKIGKGVVIGAGAVVTKNIPPFEIWAGVPAKKIKERK
- a CDS encoding radical SAM protein, yielding MRLTNKTSEHIKRKMGSAFIYKIYKRRQLLDKVPYAMNIEITTRCNLKCWMCPRPKHKNVKSGDIDFYLFKKTVDEMTHLLTKKTTFTPVGLGEPLFYNKLLEAIEYLKIKCPNVPIHIDTNATLLDEEKSEMLCRLLCKNDRILFSLNAGSRNTYEWMMGVDKFDLVVSNIKNFLEIREKIGKGPRVIIQIMDTKKTASEIEGFKNFWKYFIGPSDSIYVRPLLNWGGKIETKDICTQVKRKRYPCLSPWIAVVIDINGNVYPCCEALSTRENGNLLLGNIQRNSLLEIYSQDKIRQIRENMLNNQNSISECSNCDFWSFYSNIWFNMKGRWR
- a CDS encoding DegT/DnrJ/EryC1/StrS family aminotransferase; this translates as GSFGDLGCFSFHPRKVITTGEGGIITTNNDELDDKLRKLRNHGMEYYENKNDFVSVGFNSRMTEMQAAIGIVQMYKIDEIISKRQKLAQLYTELLSKVSWIKTPQTINGANHIYQSYVILLKTGINRDRLIDKLRELGIETNIGTYAIHQTKYYRNKYGFNANDFPNARIAFEQSMALPLYPKMTEDDLIHISQKLIEVGNRQ
- a CDS encoding DegT/DnrJ/EryC1/StrS aminotransferase family protein — translated: MIRLTIPEIDNEEIEAVRKVLNSGWLIQGEKVKQFEKLVADFVGVQHAIAVNSGTSALHLSLLSLGLLEGDEIITSDFTFTATANVIEIVRAKPIFVDIDLNTYNLDVSQIEKKITHHTKVIIPVHLYGQVADMKTILDLAHRYNLKIIEDAAPALGSTYKINDEVRKAG
- a CDS encoding GDP-mannose 4,6-dehydratase, translated to MDIQKEKIRNKIFFITGGAGFIGSSFIKEIIENNEVIVYDNLDRDSLTKREFFHSKNLTLIKGDILNFSKLKKSIPKDINFVIHMAAIAGVDTVIKNPVKTMEINIIGTYNLLKALYEKKLIKKIERFINFSTSEVFGVNAIRVEEKQPSNLQPVGEARWNYAISKLAGEFLTFSYYDKFGLNCTILRPFNIYGPGQIGEGAIHHFVVRAIKNEPLLIHGNGDQIRSWCYIDDMVEGIKLCIIKEKAIGEVFHIGNPRGTITVLSLAEKIVQLANSKSKLIYIEKKYSDVEIRIPDIRKSMQLLHFKPKVDLNEGIKKTIEWYKKQEIL
- the wecB gene encoding UDP-N-acetylglucosamine 2-epimerase (non-hydrolyzing); translation: MKLLSIVGARPQFIKLMPLVREFKKSSFKSSHVHKILHTGQHYDYLMNKLFFDEFGLPQPDYNLEIGSGLHGYQTGEMLKKIESVLLNEKFDIVIVYGDTNSTLAGALASVKLKIPVAHIESGLRSYNKHMPEEINRVLTDHISDFLFCPTSTAVENLRREGIKRNIFLVGDIMFDSLKISLMIAEKKKIEIIEKLNLKPKEYILATIHRAENTDNKEKLCNIFSYFGEISNKIMPVIVPLHPRTKKMLGLYEKEKDFKKIKIIEPVSYFEMLMLEKKAKIILTDSGGVQKEAFWLGIPCITLRDETEWVETVKTGKNILVGTDKKRILRAVKKFYKLDNTSSSKINKKKNVSLKILKILFSKTK
- a CDS encoding DegT/DnrJ/EryC1/StrS family aminotransferase — translated: MDNKKQIPVVDLKLEYDYMKDEINSAIQKCLEHQKWILGPEVNDLEEKISNYLSVKYCIGTSSGTEALVLSLRGLAIKLKGREFFNKEDLIITTPFTFTATGDSILRSGATPLFVDVDLNTYNIDVSKIDDVLTKSPYKGKIIGILPVHLYGLASNMDKIMEIAQKYNLFVVEDTAQAFGGSWKGKKLGSIGNCGCLSFFPTKNLGGFGDGGMISTNDEEINDIIRCLIKHGGKDKYNVEHIGYNARLDTIQAAILLAKLKYVEEFNKKRREIANIYNENFKDIEEIETPADLEEGYNVYHQYTIKVRHCKRDEVKKYLEQQGISSMIYYPISLHKMKVFEGRCEIYGSLENSEKLCKEVLSLPIEPLFGRSEIEYIVKKVKEFFKYEK
- a CDS encoding acyltransferase, with protein sequence MSKVFIHPTSVIDENVEIGEGTKIWHFSHILKDTVIGENCVIGQNVMIGPDVKVGNGCKIQNNVSIYKGVVLEDYVFCGPSCVFTNVINPRAFIERKNEFMTTIVKKGATIGANATIICGITIGKYALIGAGAVVSKDVSDYALVVGVPAKQIRWVCKCGTTLKFDGKIATCNYCGNKYKLENNILLPVKEK
- a CDS encoding Gfo/Idh/MocA family oxidoreductase, translating into MKIGIIGAGWWGKNLVRVSYELGVLKTVCDIDERTLNDIKVKYNEVKTTKNFDEIFMDKEINGVIISSSAETHYSLVKKAILSGKNVFVEKPLSLKVSDGKEIVELAEKNKIILMVGHILHYHPAVIRMKEMIKYGEIGQIQYIYSNRLNIGRIRNEENILWSFAPHDISLLSSITGQLPDKVFSFGGTYLPHNVEDVTLTFFSFPSGIKGHIFVSWLNPFKEQKFVVVGNKKMIVFDDIEKERKLVVYSHKINWKENEIPTIEKCEGEVIEIEKKEPLKEEIKHFLNCIEKGEKPLTDGREGLGVLAVLEMAEKSLRSN
- a CDS encoding glycosyltransferase family 9 protein — translated: MPQKILIIKTGALGDIILSSVFFQTVKKNFPDADIYIITKKIYNEMVENYPIFKKIICLSNKFILDLIKVYPLKRKKFDIIFDLNGNLRTNFLSFFIGGRKRYGFYRTKLGKKLLTNGINKKDIIEKNPIDRQFLLLNYLNISSENYVKVPKIYLNETDKKKFENFKREVGFNENYNWIAIHPLSSEKWKTKRWGIDRFAELSDILIKNGYKVVIIGDKNGIEYVNQIIKKMKYKPLNLVGKTNFTNLCFLLSNVKILITGDSGPLHIGAALGIRTLGLYGAFLPERHCPNLPNVSYIYKKVACSPCYKRKCDKMLCMKEIKVEDVLEYIFKENQK